In Gemmata obscuriglobus, a single genomic region encodes these proteins:
- the rpmB gene encoding 50S ribosomal protein L28 has translation MAKTCIFTGKKAVFGNRKKYRGKAKYLGGVGKKILGTSRRKFKPNLQKVLCVVDGEAKRVWVSASAIRSGLVVKPVKVQPFEKVNV, from the coding sequence ATGGCCAAGACGTGCATTTTCACCGGCAAGAAAGCGGTCTTCGGGAACCGCAAGAAGTACCGCGGTAAGGCGAAGTACTTGGGCGGCGTCGGTAAGAAGATCCTCGGCACAAGCCGCCGCAAGTTCAAACCGAACCTGCAGAAGGTGCTCTGCGTGGTGGACGGCGAGGCGAAGCGGGTGTGGGTGTCCGCCTCCGCCATTCGTAGCGGCCTGGTCGTGAAGCCCGTGAAGGTCCAGCCTTTCGAGAAGGTTAACGTCTAA
- a CDS encoding NAD(P)H-dependent glycerol-3-phosphate dehydrogenase yields the protein MSITFAVLGSGGWGTAVACLLAQHPNHRVRLWSAHPEHAALLDAARENTRLLPGVKLPDALRVEFDAAEAVAGADCWVSAVPTAYLRATLHRFSGLCRPDVPVVSLTKGLEVATFRRPSEIICDVLGTERVAVLSGPSHAEEVARGMPTSLAVAAPDGGLAMWVQQRFGTDRFRVYTNNDLVGVELAGALKNVIGIAAGVCDGLGFGDNAKAAMLTRGLVEMTRFGVAHGAEPATFSGLTGIGDLMTTCFSPHGRNRRVGYRLGKGEPLAEVLAGPQVAEGVLTAKSVHERVVRSGIEAPIMTGVYEVLHNGKPPLAAVQDLMSRSLKHERG from the coding sequence ATGTCGATCACGTTTGCGGTTCTCGGTAGCGGCGGGTGGGGGACGGCCGTCGCGTGCCTGCTCGCCCAGCACCCGAACCACCGGGTGCGGCTGTGGAGCGCGCACCCGGAACACGCGGCGCTGCTGGACGCGGCCCGCGAGAACACGCGGCTGCTCCCGGGCGTGAAGCTGCCCGACGCGCTCCGCGTCGAGTTCGACGCGGCAGAAGCCGTTGCGGGTGCGGACTGCTGGGTCAGCGCGGTCCCGACGGCCTACTTACGCGCCACGCTGCACCGGTTCTCGGGGCTGTGTCGCCCCGACGTGCCGGTGGTGAGCCTCACGAAGGGGCTCGAGGTCGCGACCTTCCGCCGGCCGTCGGAGATCATCTGCGACGTGCTGGGCACCGAGAGGGTGGCGGTGCTGAGCGGCCCGAGCCACGCGGAAGAGGTCGCGCGCGGGATGCCCACGTCGCTGGCGGTGGCGGCGCCCGACGGCGGGCTCGCGATGTGGGTGCAGCAGCGGTTCGGGACGGACCGGTTCCGCGTGTACACGAACAACGACCTGGTCGGCGTCGAACTGGCCGGCGCGCTGAAGAACGTGATCGGGATCGCCGCCGGCGTGTGCGACGGGCTCGGGTTCGGGGACAACGCGAAGGCCGCGATGCTCACCCGCGGGCTGGTCGAGATGACGCGGTTCGGGGTGGCCCACGGCGCCGAGCCCGCAACGTTCTCGGGCCTGACTGGGATCGGCGACCTGATGACCACGTGCTTCAGCCCGCACGGGCGGAACCGGCGCGTGGGGTATCGGCTCGGGAAGGGCGAGCCGCTCGCCGAGGTGCTGGCCGGCCCGCAAGTTGCGGAGGGCGTGCTCACCGCGAAAAGCGTTCACGAGCGGGTCGTGCGGAGCGGCATTGAGGCCCCGATCATGACCGGGGTGTACGAAGTGCTGCACAACGGCAAGCCGCCGCTGGCCGCGGTACAAGACCTCATGTCGCGAAGCTTGAAGCACGAACGCGGGTGA
- a CDS encoding pyridoxal-phosphate-dependent aminotransferase family protein: MKPRLFTPGPTPVPEETLLELAKPVTYHRSSEAKAILGEVTEDLKYVFQTAQPVFTLTCSGTGGMEAAVSNTLAAGEKAILCTAGRWGERWRGVLKAFAANIVAVEVPYGQAVTPEMLENALKANPDAKVVFSTLSETSTGVGHDLEGYGKVVAKTDALLAVDGISGVGAMECRMDAWGLDIVVTGSQKALMMPPGLAFISLSEKAWKKVDATPVRSFYLDVRRYKKSLAESDTPFTPGNTLIKAQRASLKRIRAEGIENLWARHNRIAAACRAGVQAMGLKLFAERPNSALTVIKVPEGVDGSGTLKTLEKKYGYKWADGQDAMKGQIWRLSHMGYTDAFDVLGALSALELVLSEAGFKLEVGAGVAAFQKAYAAGK, from the coding sequence ATGAAACCGCGTCTGTTCACGCCCGGCCCGACCCCGGTCCCCGAGGAAACGCTGCTGGAACTCGCGAAGCCGGTAACGTACCACCGGTCCTCGGAGGCAAAGGCGATCCTCGGAGAGGTGACCGAAGACCTCAAGTACGTGTTCCAGACCGCGCAGCCGGTCTTCACGCTGACTTGCTCGGGCACGGGCGGGATGGAGGCGGCGGTCAGTAACACGCTGGCGGCGGGCGAGAAGGCGATTCTTTGCACCGCCGGGCGCTGGGGCGAGCGGTGGCGCGGCGTCTTGAAGGCGTTCGCGGCCAACATCGTCGCCGTGGAAGTGCCTTACGGCCAAGCCGTCACCCCGGAGATGCTGGAGAACGCGCTCAAGGCGAACCCGGACGCGAAGGTGGTGTTCTCCACCCTGAGCGAAACCAGCACCGGCGTCGGGCACGACCTCGAAGGCTACGGGAAAGTGGTCGCCAAGACCGACGCGCTGCTCGCGGTGGACGGGATCAGCGGCGTCGGCGCGATGGAGTGCCGGATGGACGCCTGGGGCCTCGACATCGTCGTCACCGGCTCGCAGAAGGCGCTCATGATGCCCCCCGGTCTGGCCTTCATCTCGCTGAGCGAGAAGGCGTGGAAGAAGGTGGACGCCACGCCCGTCCGGAGCTTCTACCTGGACGTCCGGCGCTACAAGAAATCGTTGGCGGAGAGCGACACGCCGTTCACCCCGGGTAACACGCTGATCAAAGCCCAGCGTGCGAGCCTGAAGCGCATCCGGGCAGAGGGCATCGAGAACCTGTGGGCGCGCCACAACCGGATCGCGGCGGCGTGCCGCGCCGGGGTTCAGGCGATGGGGCTGAAACTCTTCGCCGAGCGCCCCAACAGCGCCCTGACCGTCATCAAGGTGCCGGAGGGCGTTGACGGCAGCGGCACCCTGAAGACGCTGGAGAAGAAGTACGGCTACAAGTGGGCCGACGGCCAGGACGCGATGAAGGGGCAGATCTGGCGGCTGTCGCACATGGGCTACACGGACGCCTTCGACGTGCTCGGCGCGCTGAGCGCGCTGGAACTGGTGCTGTCCGAAGCCGGGTTCAAACTGGAGGTCGGCGCCGGCGTGGCCGCGTTCCAGAAGGCCTACGCCGCTGGGAAGTGA
- a CDS encoding DUF2271 domain-containing protein has translation MSVVAPRARVLLLLTAVAVCVAPGGHGADTRPRAADAQNVIEFEFHRDHVIGTSLDLCVVAPDEPTAEAAELTVLNEVERLRTILSTYDPATEISKVNRTREPVPVSHELIEVLRAYEQWQLKSGGAFHGQVGDLVRVWKEGERAGRVPEAVVLDRIAADLKRPGFKLDTDASTVTRLTDQPLNLNAVGKGYIIAKAADAVRKAHPAVTALLINLGGDILAFGSPPGGTGWAVGVQNPFMAFDNAAPVAGLRVTNQAVATSGDYQRFYTIDGKRYSHIFDPRTGRPAEGVSSATVVANNNVTANALATTLCVLKPEEGLKLVAGVPGAACLIITSDGKQIRSPGLKLFEPAPARFALPQDKKDEKKADPWPAGFQVTVAVELPKVEAKRYRKPYTAIWIEDDQGKAVKTLAVWGNAPKYLKTLRDWWKIGKGDGDLVKAVARATRGPGKYDLAWDGKDDKGNPVSQGKYVVRVEVHREFGDDVTQRGEIECKDKPAVVKLDKNTEAAETVVEFKKVGKK, from the coding sequence ATGAGCGTCGTCGCGCCGCGCGCCCGCGTGCTTCTACTACTGACCGCCGTGGCGGTTTGTGTTGCGCCGGGCGGTCACGGAGCCGACACCCGCCCCCGCGCCGCCGACGCACAGAACGTGATCGAGTTCGAGTTCCACCGCGACCACGTCATCGGCACGTCGCTCGACTTGTGCGTGGTCGCGCCGGACGAGCCGACGGCAGAAGCCGCAGAGCTGACGGTACTCAACGAGGTCGAGCGGCTGCGCACGATCCTGAGTACCTACGACCCCGCGACCGAAATCAGCAAGGTGAACCGCACCCGCGAGCCCGTGCCGGTGTCGCACGAACTGATCGAGGTGCTGAGGGCTTACGAGCAGTGGCAGTTGAAGTCCGGCGGCGCGTTTCACGGGCAGGTGGGTGACCTCGTGCGCGTGTGGAAGGAGGGCGAGCGGGCGGGGCGCGTTCCCGAAGCGGTCGTGCTCGATCGCATCGCTGCCGACCTCAAGAGGCCGGGTTTCAAGCTCGACACCGACGCGAGCACCGTAACGCGGCTCACCGACCAGCCGCTCAACCTGAACGCGGTGGGCAAAGGGTACATCATCGCGAAGGCCGCGGACGCGGTGCGAAAGGCGCACCCGGCGGTCACGGCGCTGCTGATCAACCTTGGCGGCGACATCCTCGCGTTCGGCTCGCCCCCGGGCGGCACGGGCTGGGCGGTGGGGGTGCAGAACCCGTTTATGGCGTTCGACAACGCCGCGCCGGTCGCGGGCCTCCGGGTGACGAATCAGGCGGTCGCTACCAGCGGCGACTACCAGCGGTTCTACACGATCGACGGGAAGCGGTACTCGCACATATTCGACCCGCGCACCGGACGCCCCGCGGAGGGCGTGAGCAGCGCGACCGTGGTTGCGAACAACAACGTGACCGCGAACGCGCTGGCCACGACCCTTTGCGTGCTGAAGCCGGAAGAGGGGCTGAAACTGGTGGCCGGTGTGCCCGGCGCGGCGTGCCTCATCATCACGTCGGATGGCAAACAGATCCGCAGCCCGGGGCTGAAGCTGTTCGAGCCGGCTCCGGCCCGCTTCGCGCTCCCGCAAGATAAGAAGGACGAGAAGAAGGCCGATCCGTGGCCCGCGGGTTTCCAGGTGACGGTTGCGGTGGAACTGCCCAAGGTCGAGGCGAAGCGCTACCGCAAGCCGTACACCGCGATCTGGATCGAGGACGATCAGGGCAAGGCCGTGAAGACGCTCGCGGTGTGGGGGAACGCACCGAAGTACCTGAAGACCCTGCGCGACTGGTGGAAGATCGGGAAAGGCGACGGCGATCTGGTGAAGGCGGTGGCGCGTGCGACCCGCGGCCCCGGGAAGTACGACCTGGCGTGGGACGGCAAGGACGACAAGGGCAACCCGGTGTCGCAGGGCAAGTACGTGGTGCGGGTGGAGGTCCACCGCGAGTTCGGAGACGACGTCACCCAGCGCGGCGAGATCGAGTGCAAGGACAAGCCGGCGGTGGTGAAACTGGACAAGAACACCGAGGCCGCGGAGACGGTGGTGGAGTTCAAGAAGGTCGGAAAGAAATAA
- a CDS encoding lysophospholipid acyltransferase family protein, translating into MPESESPQVVRDRRSLLVAVIVVCLALPSAAFLVSVAPGGRHTEQLFWLAGTAVAGAALPFLYWNPYRALGFVSLAALAWLAAAAHGVYWHEWPGWAHGFPLGVVVGACARGQRGKQPVAEAALLAGAVLVGVGASRAFDLRGRPYDVVEWFVLAAAVALVGWSWVRLFRPAFEVSLEPVCWLAYRIRWRGPGFAQFPRTGPCLVIANHACWLDPIFLVKVLPRPLTPMMTSGFYDLPVIRALMVKFGVIRVPDRALKKEAPELQEAIAALDRGECVVIFPEGYLRRSNDRELRRFGQGVWKILKERPNTPVFAAWIEGGWGSYTSHFNGAPTRNKKPDVRRRIDVGMLAAVTVPSGVLEGHLQTRTHLMNLVSAARSHAGVEPLASFDLPAKAEEVEAEGEV; encoded by the coding sequence ATGCCGGAATCCGAGTCGCCCCAGGTCGTGCGGGACCGGCGCAGTCTGCTCGTTGCGGTTATTGTCGTGTGTTTGGCGCTTCCGAGCGCGGCATTCCTCGTTTCCGTCGCCCCGGGCGGCCGCCACACCGAACAACTGTTCTGGCTGGCCGGCACCGCCGTCGCCGGGGCGGCGCTCCCGTTCCTGTACTGGAACCCGTACCGGGCACTCGGCTTCGTTTCCCTGGCCGCACTGGCGTGGCTCGCGGCGGCGGCGCACGGCGTGTACTGGCACGAGTGGCCCGGTTGGGCGCACGGGTTCCCGCTGGGGGTGGTCGTCGGGGCCTGTGCCAGGGGGCAGCGCGGGAAACAGCCGGTGGCCGAAGCCGCGCTGCTCGCCGGCGCGGTTCTCGTCGGCGTGGGGGCGTCGCGGGCGTTCGACTTGCGCGGCCGGCCGTACGACGTGGTGGAGTGGTTCGTACTTGCGGCCGCGGTCGCGCTCGTGGGGTGGTCGTGGGTGCGGCTGTTCCGTCCGGCGTTCGAGGTGTCACTGGAGCCGGTGTGCTGGCTCGCGTACCGCATCCGGTGGCGCGGGCCGGGGTTTGCCCAGTTCCCCCGAACGGGGCCGTGCCTGGTGATCGCGAACCACGCCTGCTGGCTCGATCCCATCTTTCTTGTAAAGGTGCTGCCCCGTCCCCTCACCCCGATGATGACCTCGGGGTTCTACGACCTCCCGGTCATCCGCGCGTTGATGGTTAAGTTCGGCGTGATCCGAGTTCCGGACCGGGCGCTGAAAAAGGAAGCGCCCGAACTCCAGGAGGCGATCGCGGCTCTGGACCGCGGCGAGTGCGTGGTGATTTTCCCGGAGGGGTACTTGCGCCGGTCGAACGACCGGGAGCTGCGCCGGTTCGGCCAGGGGGTGTGGAAGATCCTGAAGGAGCGCCCGAACACGCCGGTGTTCGCCGCGTGGATCGAGGGCGGCTGGGGCAGCTACACCTCGCACTTCAACGGCGCACCGACCCGGAACAAGAAACCGGACGTCCGGCGCCGCATTGACGTGGGGATGCTCGCCGCGGTGACGGTTCCGTCGGGAGTGCTGGAAGGGCACCTCCAAACGCGCACGCACCTGATGAATCTGGTCAGCGCCGCCCGGAGCCACGCGGGTGTGGAACCGCTCGCGTCGTTCGACCTGCCGGCAAAAGCGGAAGAAGTGGAAGCGGAGGGAGAAGTGTGA
- a CDS encoding DUF4291 domain-containing protein: MPLVFEPYPEQVKVWPKDGRHILAQFDHDSVVVYQAYSPAIGRYAIEHGRFGGAFSFERMSWIKPNFLWMMYRSGWGTKENQEVTLALRLRRAFFESLLAEAVPSTWDRDLFATFEEWSRAVGRSAVRLQWDPDHHPSGAKLDRRAIQLGLRGRVLEAFGTTELLEVIDLSEFVAQQRELLAARGTSALITPRERVYSPTDPAIAAQLRLAVPPHGTNQ, encoded by the coding sequence ATGCCCCTCGTCTTCGAACCCTACCCCGAGCAGGTTAAGGTGTGGCCCAAGGACGGCCGTCACATTCTCGCGCAGTTCGACCACGACAGCGTCGTCGTGTACCAGGCGTACAGCCCCGCCATCGGCCGGTACGCGATCGAGCACGGGCGCTTCGGCGGTGCCTTCAGCTTCGAGCGCATGAGCTGGATCAAGCCGAACTTCCTGTGGATGATGTACCGCTCCGGTTGGGGCACGAAAGAAAACCAGGAAGTCACCCTCGCGCTCCGGTTGCGGCGGGCCTTCTTTGAGTCGCTCCTCGCGGAAGCGGTTCCTTCGACCTGGGACCGCGACCTGTTCGCCACGTTCGAAGAGTGGTCGCGGGCGGTGGGCCGCTCGGCGGTGCGGCTCCAGTGGGACCCGGACCACCACCCGTCGGGCGCGAAGCTCGACCGCCGGGCGATCCAACTCGGCCTGCGCGGGCGCGTACTCGAAGCGTTCGGAACGACGGAACTGCTCGAAGTGATCGACCTGTCCGAGTTCGTTGCCCAGCAACGCGAGCTACTCGCGGCGCGGGGCACGTCCGCGCTAATAACACCCCGCGAGCGGGTGTACTCGCCGACGGATCCGGCGATTGCCGCGCAGTTACGACTCGCGGTTCCGCCTCACGGCACGAACCAGTAG
- a CDS encoding PepSY-associated TM helix domain-containing protein encodes MSRFQRWLLKTARTIHVYLTLFGLTLILFFAVTGFMLNHTEWFLPSDARLEAQTRRETRTLPLDKMPGGKMPAPSEDRDEATGDEKLAVVEALRKEFGISGEMSSFLFTKDDDNRPQIKVEFKRAGGEAVATIDAETARTEVVSVYQGWAVLLTDLHRGNRGNMSNEVKRTGMVWSFVIDGTCVMLLVISATGLIMWWSLKSRGKKGAVLFVLGTLLTVGVYYWFVP; translated from the coding sequence ATGTCGCGATTCCAACGCTGGCTGCTCAAGACCGCGCGCACGATCCACGTGTACCTCACGCTGTTCGGCTTAACGCTGATCCTCTTTTTCGCGGTCACGGGCTTCATGCTGAACCACACGGAGTGGTTCCTGCCGAGCGACGCGCGGCTCGAGGCGCAGACCCGGCGCGAGACCCGCACGCTCCCGCTCGACAAGATGCCCGGCGGGAAGATGCCGGCTCCGTCCGAGGACCGCGACGAGGCGACCGGGGACGAGAAACTCGCGGTGGTGGAGGCGCTGCGCAAGGAGTTCGGCATCAGCGGCGAGATGAGTTCGTTCCTGTTCACGAAGGACGACGACAACAGGCCTCAAATCAAGGTGGAGTTCAAGCGGGCCGGCGGGGAGGCGGTTGCGACGATCGACGCGGAGACCGCCCGGACCGAGGTGGTGTCGGTGTACCAGGGGTGGGCCGTCCTGCTGACCGACCTGCACCGCGGCAACCGCGGCAACATGAGCAACGAGGTGAAGCGCACCGGGATGGTGTGGAGCTTCGTGATCGACGGCACCTGCGTGATGCTGCTCGTCATCTCCGCGACCGGGCTCATCATGTGGTGGTCGCTGAAGAGCCGCGGCAAGAAGGGCGCGGTCCTCTTTGTGCTGGGCACCCTGCTGACGGTCGGGGTGTACTACTGGTTCGTGCCGTGA
- a CDS encoding DUF1802 family protein, translating to MNGPLCGAGQTTGTFEMLSIAFKEWAVICEALAEGRQALILRKGGISEENGEFRPEHAEFLLYPTYFHEHRAGIKPEFLPLLGRAEAAKPKAGTVRFTHFVKVESVSHVTDLESALALDPRHAWTPDVVKQRFNYRAPGLYVLSVRAFKLARPAEVFESPEYAGCKTWVQLDAPVSTEGAEPVAG from the coding sequence GTGAACGGTCCGCTCTGCGGGGCCGGCCAAACTACGGGGACGTTCGAGATGCTGTCGATCGCGTTCAAGGAGTGGGCGGTGATCTGCGAAGCGCTCGCGGAGGGGCGCCAGGCGCTGATCCTGCGGAAGGGGGGCATATCCGAAGAGAACGGCGAGTTCCGCCCGGAGCACGCCGAATTCCTGCTCTACCCCACGTACTTCCACGAGCACCGCGCCGGTATCAAGCCGGAGTTCCTTCCCCTCCTCGGACGCGCCGAGGCCGCAAAGCCCAAGGCCGGTACGGTTCGCTTCACACACTTCGTGAAGGTCGAGTCCGTTTCGCACGTCACCGATCTGGAGTCGGCCCTCGCGCTCGATCCTCGGCACGCCTGGACGCCCGACGTGGTGAAGCAGCGGTTCAACTACCGCGCGCCGGGGCTGTACGTGCTGAGCGTTCGCGCGTTCAAGCTCGCGCGGCCGGCGGAAGTCTTCGAGAGCCCCGAGTACGCGGGGTGCAAGACGTGGGTGCAACTCGACGCACCGGTGAGCACCGAAGGGGCCGAACCGGTTGCGGGGTAG
- a CDS encoding YXWGXW repeat-containing protein — MPYPGSRLFPAALLGGLTVCVALAGSPAQEPIPLRTPGAQPNAPPDPNALPEGTEVLAKGPVHEAFATTAEAPAAAAVVTKQPPEPIEELPPDQKPEGENVQWIPGYWGWDEDNEQFLWVSGFWRDPPPGRLWVPGSWREVRGGWQWVAGFWQEPNREQPTQPEIEYLPEPPVSLEAGPSVAAPTATSFYVPGSWVWRNKYVWRPGVWIEYRPNWVWVPAHFCRTPVGFVFVDGYWDYTLAQRGVLYAPVTFPRAVLTRRGFVYTPVYVVSEPALVGALFVRRGHTHYYFGDYFEPRYVTRGYNPWAGRVVNTTFTIGFGAGRNWGYDPLWAHYAAANRNNRAWNTRVNDLYTGRYTGNVARPPVSLTQQNTVINQITQTNVTNVTNNVTVVNNNVTVNKQNVTDVAMVAPARLARDLQPEARIRPISAEVRKTEAQAARLTRDFAVQRTKVETAAVAKQPTPKVADPKAPSTVQPRTLKLDVPKEVVARTQTRDEKKVPPPPAFKAEPKGNPKLDPTPKLNPKVEPKTDPNPKVEPKTNPKIDPKMEPKVEPKPEPKIEPKPKTDPKAEPKPKTAPKAEPKPKADPSPKGEPKPKEQLPDPKSKVEPKKGEPVPNPKADPKPKEPVPLPTPKTEPPKVEPKTPVPPLPPKVDPKPKDPTPQPKPKGEPPKVEPKTPAPQPPKVDPKPKDPAPIPAPQPKTPAPPPKAESKGPPSPPPKGEPKKD, encoded by the coding sequence ATGCCGTACCCCGGTTCGAGACTTTTCCCCGCCGCTCTCCTCGGCGGGTTAACGGTCTGTGTCGCGCTCGCCGGCTCACCCGCTCAGGAGCCGATCCCGCTCCGCACACCCGGAGCGCAACCGAACGCCCCACCCGATCCGAACGCCCTCCCCGAAGGCACGGAGGTGCTCGCGAAAGGTCCGGTCCACGAGGCGTTTGCCACAACCGCCGAGGCGCCCGCCGCGGCGGCGGTGGTAACCAAGCAGCCGCCGGAACCGATCGAAGAGCTGCCGCCGGATCAGAAGCCCGAGGGCGAGAACGTTCAGTGGATTCCGGGGTACTGGGGCTGGGACGAGGACAACGAGCAGTTCCTCTGGGTGAGCGGGTTCTGGCGCGATCCCCCTCCCGGGCGCCTCTGGGTGCCGGGGTCGTGGCGTGAAGTTCGGGGCGGCTGGCAGTGGGTCGCAGGGTTCTGGCAAGAGCCGAACCGAGAGCAGCCGACGCAACCCGAAATCGAGTACCTGCCCGAGCCGCCGGTATCGTTGGAAGCCGGACCGAGCGTCGCGGCCCCCACGGCAACGAGCTTCTACGTGCCGGGGTCGTGGGTGTGGCGCAACAAGTACGTGTGGCGCCCCGGGGTGTGGATCGAGTACCGCCCCAACTGGGTGTGGGTGCCGGCGCACTTCTGCCGCACGCCCGTCGGGTTCGTGTTCGTGGACGGCTACTGGGACTACACGCTGGCCCAGCGCGGCGTGCTGTACGCGCCGGTTACGTTTCCGCGAGCGGTCCTCACCCGCCGCGGGTTCGTCTACACCCCGGTGTACGTGGTCAGTGAGCCGGCGCTGGTCGGCGCGCTGTTCGTGCGCCGCGGGCACACGCACTACTATTTCGGCGACTACTTCGAACCGCGGTACGTCACCCGCGGCTACAACCCGTGGGCTGGACGGGTAGTTAACACCACGTTCACGATCGGGTTCGGAGCCGGCCGCAACTGGGGCTACGATCCGCTCTGGGCGCACTACGCGGCCGCCAACCGCAACAACCGCGCCTGGAACACGCGCGTCAACGACCTGTACACGGGGCGCTACACCGGGAACGTGGCGCGCCCGCCGGTGAGCCTCACGCAGCAAAACACCGTCATTAACCAGATCACGCAGACCAACGTCACCAACGTGACCAACAACGTCACGGTCGTGAACAACAACGTCACGGTGAACAAGCAGAACGTGACCGATGTGGCGATGGTGGCCCCGGCCCGGTTGGCAAGAGATCTGCAACCCGAGGCGCGCATCCGACCGATCAGCGCCGAGGTCCGCAAAACCGAAGCGCAGGCGGCGAGACTGACACGCGACTTTGCGGTCCAGCGCACGAAGGTGGAAACCGCAGCGGTTGCGAAGCAACCGACCCCGAAAGTCGCGGACCCCAAGGCCCCTTCAACCGTGCAACCACGCACACTGAAGCTGGACGTGCCGAAGGAGGTGGTTGCGCGGACGCAAACGAGGGACGAAAAGAAAGTGCCGCCACCGCCCGCGTTCAAGGCCGAGCCGAAGGGCAATCCGAAACTCGACCCGACCCCGAAATTGAATCCGAAGGTCGAGCCGAAAACGGACCCCAATCCGAAGGTCGAACCGAAGACGAACCCCAAGATCGACCCGAAAATGGAGCCGAAGGTCGAGCCCAAGCCTGAACCGAAAATTGAGCCGAAGCCCAAGACGGACCCGAAGGCCGAGCCCAAACCCAAAACCGCCCCAAAGGCTGAACCGAAACCGAAAGCCGACCCCAGTCCGAAGGGCGAGCCGAAGCCGAAGGAGCAACTTCCCGATCCGAAGTCCAAGGTTGAACCGAAAAAGGGCGAGCCCGTTCCGAATCCGAAAGCGGACCCGAAGCCTAAGGAGCCGGTGCCGCTCCCCACGCCCAAGACCGAACCGCCTAAGGTCGAACCCAAAACGCCGGTGCCGCCGCTCCCGCCGAAGGTGGACCCGAAGCCCAAAGACCCGACCCCACAGCCGAAACCGAAAGGAGAGCCGCCCAAGGTCGAGCCCAAAACGCCGGCGCCGCAACCGCCGAAAGTAGACCCAAAGCCGAAAGACCCAGCCCCGATTCCGGCCCCGCAACCCAAGACACCGGCACCGCCCCCGAAGGCTGAGTCCAAAGGGCCACCGTCACCGCCGCCAAAGGGCGAACCGAAGAAAGACTGA
- a CDS encoding type VI secretion system accessory protein TagJ, translated as MYTVGMEPTAHDLLTDGRLADAVALQQAAVASRPDDPAALRLFADLLAFAGRLDEAGEHIARVHTDAPEWPETERGLHRLFRSERLRTIEGREPTIVPEPPPDHAARRWKAVKRLRRAEPERAVRAVDAADRVSPVVRGFIDGREFDGLRDADDRFASVLEAFRGGEYLWVAWEALRKVRLAPAEALLDQLYRPATLTLRDGTTFDVHLPLVYPASYRADGTFALGLETDHVCPDNGPTRCVGAKLLLVGDEDEIPLSECRLIEVK; from the coding sequence ATGTACACTGTCGGTATGGAACCGACCGCACACGACCTGCTCACCGACGGCCGGCTCGCGGACGCGGTCGCGCTCCAGCAGGCCGCGGTGGCGAGCCGGCCGGACGACCCCGCCGCCCTCCGCCTGTTCGCGGACCTGCTCGCGTTCGCGGGGCGGCTCGACGAGGCGGGCGAACACATCGCCCGCGTCCACACCGACGCCCCTGAGTGGCCCGAGACCGAACGCGGCTTGCACCGGCTGTTTCGCAGCGAGCGGTTGCGCACGATCGAGGGGCGCGAGCCGACGATCGTTCCCGAACCGCCGCCGGACCACGCGGCGCGGCGCTGGAAAGCGGTGAAGCGGCTCCGGCGCGCCGAACCCGAGCGGGCGGTGCGGGCGGTCGACGCGGCCGACCGCGTGAGCCCGGTGGTGCGGGGGTTCATCGACGGGCGCGAGTTCGACGGGCTTCGCGACGCCGACGACCGGTTCGCGTCGGTGCTCGAAGCGTTCCGCGGGGGCGAATACCTGTGGGTGGCGTGGGAGGCGCTGCGGAAGGTGCGGCTCGCACCCGCCGAGGCGCTGCTCGACCAGCTCTACCGGCCCGCCACGCTGACGCTCCGGGACGGGACCACCTTCGACGTTCACCTGCCGCTCGTGTACCCCGCCTCGTACCGGGCGGACGGCACCTTCGCGCTCGGGCTCGAGACCGATCACGTCTGCCCGGACAACGGGCCGACGCGGTGCGTCGGGGCGAAGCTGCTGCTCGTCGGCGACGAGGACGAAATCCCGCTGTCCGAGTGCCGCCTCATTGAGGTGAAGTGA